The following proteins are co-located in the Pseudomonas sp. DY-1 genome:
- a CDS encoding ABC transporter substrate-binding protein, giving the protein MRKNAVIQALVAAGLIASAPFASAASNLVFCSEGSPAGFDPGQYTTGTDFDAAAETVFNRLTQFERGGTAVIPGLAEKWDVSPDGLSYTFHLRKGVKFHTTDYFKPTREFNADDVLFTFQRMLDKDHPFRKAYPTEFPYFTDMGMDANIAKVEKVDDNTVKFTLNGVDAAFIQNLAMSFASIQSAEYADQLLKAGKAADINQKPIGTGPFVFSRYQKDAQIRFKGNKDYWLPGEVKIDNLIFAINTDASVRMQKLKAGECQVTLFPRPADLDSLKKDANLNMPSQPGFNLGYIAYNVTHKPFDKLEVRQALDMAVNKKAIIDAVYQGAGQLAVNGMPPTQWSYDESIKDAGYNPEKAKELLKAAGVAEGTEITLWAMPVQRPYNPNAKLMAEMLQSDWAKVGIKAKIVTYEWGEYIKRAKGGEHDAMLIGWSGDNGDPDNWLGTLYGCDAVDGNNFSKWCDASYDKLIKQAKATPDQAKRTEMYKQAQHILKDNVPITPIAHSTVYQPMRKNVQDFKISPFALNSFYGVSVGK; this is encoded by the coding sequence ATGCGTAAAAACGCCGTCATCCAGGCACTTGTCGCCGCTGGGCTGATCGCCAGCGCACCTTTCGCCAGTGCTGCAAGCAACCTGGTGTTCTGCTCCGAAGGCAGCCCCGCCGGTTTCGACCCGGGCCAATACACCACCGGCACCGACTTCGACGCCGCCGCTGAAACCGTATTCAACCGCCTGACCCAGTTCGAGCGTGGCGGTACCGCGGTTATCCCGGGCCTGGCCGAGAAGTGGGACGTATCCCCCGATGGCCTCAGCTACACCTTCCACCTGCGCAAGGGCGTGAAGTTCCACACCACCGACTACTTCAAGCCGACCCGCGAATTCAACGCCGACGACGTGCTCTTCACCTTCCAGCGCATGCTCGACAAGGACCACCCGTTCCGCAAGGCGTACCCCACCGAATTCCCCTACTTCACCGACATGGGCATGGACGCCAACATCGCCAAGGTGGAGAAGGTCGACGACAACACCGTCAAGTTCACCCTCAATGGCGTGGATGCAGCCTTTATCCAGAACCTGGCCATGAGCTTCGCCTCCATCCAGTCCGCCGAATACGCCGACCAGTTGTTGAAGGCCGGCAAGGCCGCCGACATCAACCAGAAGCCCATCGGCACCGGCCCGTTCGTGTTCAGCCGTTACCAGAAAGACGCGCAGATTCGCTTCAAGGGCAACAAGGACTACTGGCTGCCGGGCGAGGTGAAGATCGACAACCTGATCTTCGCCATCAACACCGACGCCTCGGTGCGCATGCAGAAGCTCAAGGCTGGCGAATGCCAGGTCACCCTCTTCCCGCGTCCGGCCGACCTGGATTCGCTGAAGAAAGACGCCAACCTGAACATGCCGTCGCAGCCGGGCTTCAACCTCGGCTACATCGCCTACAACGTCACCCACAAGCCGTTCGACAAGCTTGAAGTGCGCCAGGCGCTGGACATGGCAGTGAACAAGAAAGCCATCATCGACGCCGTCTACCAGGGCGCTGGCCAGCTGGCCGTGAACGGCATGCCGCCGACCCAGTGGTCCTACGACGAGTCCATCAAGGACGCCGGCTACAACCCGGAGAAGGCCAAGGAACTGCTGAAAGCCGCCGGCGTTGCCGAAGGCACCGAAATCACCCTCTGGGCCATGCCGGTTCAGCGTCCGTACAACCCTAACGCCAAGCTGATGGCCGAAATGCTTCAGTCCGACTGGGCCAAGGTAGGCATCAAGGCCAAGATCGTCACCTACGAATGGGGCGAGTACATCAAGCGCGCCAAGGGCGGCGAGCACGACGCCATGCTGATCGGCTGGAGCGGCGACAACGGTGACCCGGACAACTGGCTGGGTACCCTCTACGGTTGCGACGCTGTCGACGGCAACAACTTCTCCAAGTGGTGCGACGCCAGCTACGACAAGCTGATCAAGCAAGCCAAGGCCACTCCGGATCAGGCCAAGCGTACCGAGATGTACAAGCAGGCCCAGCACATCCTCAAGGACAACGTGCCGATCACCCCGATCGCCCACTCCACGGTCTACCAACCGATGCGCAAGAACGTGCAGGACTTCAAGATCAGCCCGTTCGCGCTCAACTCCTTCTATGGCGTGAGCGTCGGCAAGTAA
- a CDS encoding ABC transporter substrate-binding protein: protein MRRSLLSLALCLPLYSMASQSLVVCTEASPEGFDIVQYTAATTADASAETVFDRLVQFAPGSTRLQPGLAESWSISPDGLAYEFELRKGVTFHSTPWFTPSREFNADDVLWSFQRQLDPRHPWHKLSPRGFPYAESMAFAQLIERIEKLGEHRVRFTLKHPEAPFLADLAMGFTSIYSAEYADQLLKAGKTDQLNREPVGTGPFVFERYRKDAQIRFHANPTYWAGKPAVEKLLFAITPDPNVRVQQLKADACHIAVYPRPTDIAGLRQEPELQVLELDSLLTAYVGINTRHPPLDDVRVRQAINLAFDTRAYLRAQFGEGNASLSVAPYPATLLGFNDKIVPWPHDPAKARQLMAEAGHKDGFKLAIWTRPGGGPTNPNPGIGAQMLQADLAAIGIKAEIRVYEWGELIKRAKNGEHDLVFMGWAGDNGDPDNFLTPNLSCAAAKSGENQAGWCNQEFDGLIREARAITDPTRRAELYRQALAIFHEQAPWIPLAHPKQFAAVRKGVEGFQLNPMGSNNFARVKVNP, encoded by the coding sequence ATGCGCCGAAGCCTGTTGTCCCTCGCTCTGTGCCTTCCCCTCTATTCAATGGCCAGCCAGTCCCTGGTGGTCTGCACCGAAGCCAGCCCCGAGGGCTTCGATATCGTCCAGTACACCGCCGCCACCACGGCCGATGCCTCCGCCGAAACCGTCTTCGACCGCCTGGTGCAGTTCGCTCCCGGCAGCACCCGGCTGCAACCGGGCCTGGCGGAAAGCTGGAGCATCAGCCCGGACGGCCTGGCCTACGAGTTCGAGCTGCGCAAGGGAGTCACCTTCCACAGCACGCCCTGGTTCACCCCCAGCCGCGAGTTCAACGCCGACGACGTGCTCTGGAGCTTCCAGCGCCAACTGGACCCCAGGCATCCCTGGCACAAGCTGTCCCCGCGCGGATTCCCCTATGCCGAATCCATGGCCTTCGCCCAGTTGATCGAGCGCATCGAGAAACTCGGCGAGCACCGCGTACGCTTCACCCTGAAACACCCCGAGGCGCCCTTCCTGGCCGACCTGGCCATGGGCTTCACCTCCATCTATTCCGCCGAATACGCCGACCAGTTGCTGAAAGCCGGCAAGACGGACCAGCTCAACCGCGAGCCGGTAGGGACTGGCCCCTTCGTCTTCGAGCGCTACCGAAAGGATGCGCAGATCCGTTTCCATGCCAACCCGACGTACTGGGCAGGCAAGCCAGCGGTGGAGAAACTGCTGTTCGCCATCACCCCCGATCCCAATGTACGCGTACAGCAGCTCAAGGCCGACGCCTGTCATATAGCGGTCTACCCACGCCCCACGGACATCGCCGGCCTGCGCCAGGAGCCGGAGCTGCAAGTGCTTGAGCTGGACTCCCTGCTCACTGCCTACGTCGGCATCAACACCCGCCATCCCCCGCTGGATGACGTCCGTGTGCGCCAGGCCATCAACCTGGCCTTCGACACTCGTGCTTACTTGCGCGCGCAGTTCGGCGAGGGCAACGCGAGCCTCTCCGTTGCGCCGTACCCGGCCACCCTGCTGGGCTTCAACGACAAGATCGTGCCGTGGCCCCACGACCCGGCGAAGGCGCGGCAGCTAATGGCTGAGGCCGGTCACAAGGATGGCTTCAAACTCGCCATCTGGACCCGCCCCGGCGGTGGCCCGACCAACCCCAATCCCGGCATTGGCGCACAGATGCTCCAAGCCGATCTGGCCGCGATCGGCATCAAGGCGGAGATTCGTGTGTATGAATGGGGCGAGCTGATCAAGCGCGCCAAGAACGGTGAACACGACCTGGTGTTCATGGGCTGGGCTGGCGACAACGGCGACCCGGACAACTTCCTCACGCCGAACCTGTCCTGCGCAGCGGCGAAGTCCGGTGAGAACCAGGCCGGCTGGTGCAACCAGGAATTCGACGGCCTGATCCGCGAGGCCCGCGCCATCACCGATCCGACCCGGCGCGCAGAGCTCTATCGCCAGGCCCTGGCGATCTTCCACGAACAGGCGCCGTGGATTCCCCTCGCGCATCCCAAGCAGTTCGCTGCTGTGCGCAAAGGCGTGGAGGGGTTCCAGCTGAACCCGATGGGATCGAACAATTTCGCGCGGGTTAAGGTGAACCCGTAG
- a CDS encoding Xaa-Pro peptidase family protein, translating into MTVGVGGKTSEQALAGLSSMVAGMGPIGLGEYQARIAKAQGLMRDQGIAAIYLNAGSNLRYFTGVKWSPSERMVGAVLPANGQLAYIAPAFEEGTIRDFREVDGVIHTWQEHESPYRLLLEMLVGMGIAADAKVGLCPSLAFFMYDGIRRLDSGFDFIDAACVINPCRFHKSATELALMQRAKDMTLEVHKAAASILREGISTTEVAEFIHQAHRKVGAPGSTFCIVLFGEASAFPHGVKHAQVLKDGDMVLIDTGCQLHGYQSDITRSYVFGTPSERQRALWNTEKAAQQAAFDAARLGEPCAVVDAAARRSLEAAGLGPDYQLPGLPHRTGHGIGMDIHEGPYLVRGDATPLAEGMCFSNEPMICVPGEFGIRLEDHFYMTASGPRWFTQPSHSIDDPFGLEA; encoded by the coding sequence ATGACAGTAGGTGTAGGCGGCAAGACTTCGGAACAGGCACTGGCTGGCCTGTCGAGCATGGTCGCGGGAATGGGCCCGATCGGCCTCGGCGAGTACCAGGCGCGCATTGCCAAGGCCCAGGGCCTGATGCGTGACCAGGGCATCGCGGCCATCTACCTGAATGCCGGCAGCAACCTGCGCTACTTCACCGGGGTTAAGTGGAGCCCGAGCGAACGCATGGTCGGCGCCGTGCTCCCTGCCAATGGCCAACTGGCCTATATCGCCCCAGCGTTCGAGGAGGGCACCATTCGCGATTTTCGCGAGGTGGACGGTGTTATCCACACCTGGCAGGAACACGAGAGCCCCTATCGCCTGCTGCTGGAGATGCTGGTCGGCATGGGCATCGCTGCCGACGCCAAGGTTGGTCTGTGTCCGTCGCTGGCCTTCTTCATGTACGACGGTATCCGCCGCCTCGACTCGGGCTTCGATTTCATCGATGCAGCCTGTGTGATCAACCCCTGCCGCTTCCACAAGTCCGCGACCGAGCTGGCGCTGATGCAGCGCGCCAAGGACATGACCCTGGAAGTGCACAAAGCTGCCGCGAGCATCCTGCGCGAGGGCATCAGCACCACCGAAGTTGCCGAGTTCATCCACCAGGCGCACCGCAAGGTGGGCGCGCCGGGTTCGACGTTCTGCATCGTGCTGTTCGGTGAGGCCAGCGCGTTTCCACACGGCGTGAAGCATGCGCAGGTACTCAAGGACGGCGACATGGTGCTGATCGACACCGGTTGCCAGCTCCATGGCTATCAGTCGGATATCACTCGCAGCTACGTGTTCGGGACACCGAGCGAACGCCAGCGCGCCTTGTGGAACACCGAGAAGGCCGCACAGCAGGCCGCCTTCGACGCCGCACGTCTGGGTGAGCCCTGCGCGGTGGTGGACGCTGCGGCCCGCCGCAGCCTGGAGGCTGCCGGTCTGGGCCCGGACTACCAACTGCCCGGCCTGCCCCATCGCACTGGTCACGGTATCGGAATGGATATCCATGAAGGTCCCTACCTGGTACGCGGCGACGCGACGCCGCTGGCCGAGGGCATGTGCTTCTCCAACGAGCCGATGATCTGCGTGCCGGGCGAGTTCGGTATTCGCCTGGAGGACCACTTCTACATGACCGCGTCCGGGCCACGCTGGTTTACCCAGCCGAGCCATTCCATCGACGATCCGTTCGGGTTGGAGGCCTGA
- a CDS encoding helix-turn-helix domain-containing protein translates to MTVEQIGERLRRYRRAANKTLNQVAAESGLTASFLSQAERNLTGVSISSLANIARSLGIPLNALFDQPVQHQPDSHHGQRVRYTIGGQPLAYERLSSNFPGNLINAVKMSMPVGYQSELISHEGSEFAYVLTGQIVYTIEGRNYPLGPGDSVHFDAAKPHFLANSGDEVAEVLTVTTMGLFDDHPTP, encoded by the coding sequence ATGACCGTAGAACAGATCGGCGAACGGTTGCGCCGCTATCGCCGCGCCGCCAACAAGACCCTGAACCAAGTCGCCGCCGAGTCGGGTCTCACGGCCAGTTTCCTGTCCCAGGCGGAACGCAACCTCACCGGTGTGTCGATCTCCTCCCTGGCGAACATCGCCAGATCGCTGGGGATTCCACTCAACGCCCTGTTCGACCAGCCCGTCCAGCACCAGCCCGATTCCCACCACGGTCAGCGCGTGCGCTACACCATCGGCGGCCAGCCGCTGGCCTACGAGCGCCTGTCCAGCAACTTCCCCGGCAACCTCATCAATGCAGTGAAGATGAGCATGCCGGTGGGTTACCAGTCCGAACTCATTTCCCACGAAGGCTCCGAGTTCGCCTATGTGCTGACCGGACAGATCGTCTACACCATCGAAGGTCGCAACTACCCGCTCGGCCCAGGCGATTCGGTCCATTTCGATGCCGCCAAGCCGCATTTCCTCGCCAATTCCGGCGACGAAGTCGCCGAGGTTCTGACCGTCACCACCATGGGTCTTTTCGACGACCATCCCACGCCCTGA
- a CDS encoding ABC transporter substrate-binding protein, with product MRQKTKIKTMIAAGLLLGSGFTHAASNLIFCSEGSPAGFDPGQYTTGTDFDATSETIFNRLAQFQRGSTKVEPTLASSWDIGEDGKRYVFHLRPGVKFHTTDYFKPTREFNADDVLFTFQRMLDKDHPFRKAYPTEFPYFTDMGLDKNIAKVEKVDDMTVAFTLNEVDAAFIQNLAMNFAAIQSAEYADQLLKAGKAADINQKPIGTGPFVLKRYQKDAQIRFTGNKDYWKPQDVKIDNLIFAINTDASVRAQKLKAGECQVTLNPRPADIEALKKDPNLQVPSEPGFNLGYIAYNVTRAPFDKLEVRQALDMAVNKKAIIDAVYQGAGQLAVNGMPPTQWSYDESIKDRDFNPEKAKELLKAAGVAEGTEITLWAMPVQRPYNPNAKLMAEMLQADWAKIGIKARIVSYEWGEYIKRAHAGEHDAMLIGWTGDNGDPDNWLGTLYGCDSVDGNNFSKWCDARYDKLVKAAKATADVEKRTELYKQAQHVLQQQVPITPIAHSTVYQPMRASVKDFLISPFGRNSFYGVSNGR from the coding sequence ATGCGTCAGAAAACCAAGATCAAGACCATGATCGCCGCCGGTCTGCTCCTCGGCTCCGGCTTCACCCACGCCGCCAGCAACCTGATCTTCTGCTCAGAAGGCAGCCCCGCCGGCTTCGATCCGGGCCAATACACCACCGGCACCGACTTCGATGCGACCTCGGAAACCATCTTCAACCGCCTGGCCCAGTTCCAGCGCGGCAGCACCAAGGTCGAACCGACCCTGGCCAGCAGTTGGGACATCGGTGAAGACGGCAAGCGCTACGTCTTCCACTTGCGCCCCGGCGTGAAGTTCCACACCACCGACTACTTCAAGCCGACCCGCGAGTTCAACGCCGACGACGTGCTCTTCACCTTCCAGCGCATGCTCGACAAGGACCACCCGTTCCGCAAGGCGTACCCCACCGAGTTCCCCTACTTCACCGACATGGGTCTGGACAAGAACATCGCCAAGGTGGAGAAGGTCGACGACATGACCGTGGCCTTCACCCTGAACGAAGTGGACGCCGCCTTCATCCAGAACCTGGCGATGAACTTCGCCGCGATCCAGTCCGCCGAATACGCCGACCAGTTGCTCAAGGCCGGCAAGGCCGCCGACATCAACCAGAAGCCCATCGGCACAGGCCCCTTCGTGCTCAAGCGCTACCAGAAGGACGCGCAGATCCGCTTCACCGGCAACAAGGACTACTGGAAACCGCAAGACGTGAAGATCGACAACCTGATCTTCGCCATCAATACCGATGCCTCGGTGCGTGCCCAGAAGCTCAAGGCCGGCGAATGCCAGGTCACCCTCAACCCGCGTCCTGCTGATATCGAGGCCCTGAAGAAGGACCCGAACCTGCAGGTGCCGAGCGAGCCCGGTTTCAATCTCGGCTACATCGCCTACAACGTCACCCGCGCCCCCTTCGACAAACTCGAAGTGCGCCAGGCGCTGGACATGGCGGTGAACAAGAAAGCCATCATCGACGCCGTCTACCAGGGCGCTGGCCAACTGGCCGTGAACGGCATGCCGCCGACCCAGTGGTCCTATGACGAATCCATCAAGGACCGCGACTTCAACCCGGAAAAGGCCAAGGAACTGCTGAAAGCCGCCGGCGTTGCCGAAGGCACCGAGATCACCCTCTGGGCGATGCCGGTTCAGCGTCCGTACAACCCCAACGCCAAGCTGATGGCCGAAATGCTCCAGGCCGACTGGGCGAAGATCGGCATCAAGGCGCGCATCGTCAGCTACGAATGGGGCGAGTACATCAAGCGCGCCCACGCCGGCGAGCACGACGCCATGCTGATCGGCTGGACCGGCGACAACGGTGACCCGGACAACTGGCTGGGCACGCTCTATGGCTGCGACTCGGTGGACGGCAACAACTTCTCCAAATGGTGCGACGCCCGCTACGACAAGCTGGTAAAAGCGGCCAAGGCCACCGCCGACGTCGAGAAACGTACCGAACTCTACAAGCAGGCCCAGCACGTCCTGCAGCAACAGGTACCGATCACCCCCATCGCGCACTCCACGGTCTATCAACCGATGCGCGCCAGCGTGAAGGACTTCCTGATCAGCCCCTTCGGACGCAACAGCTTCTATGGCGTTTCCAACGGACGCTGA
- a CDS encoding ABC transporter permease subunit, whose amino-acid sequence MLSFIARRLGLLIPTFFGVTLLTFALIRLIPGDPVEVMMGERRVDPEMHAQAMERLGLNKPLPEQYLDYIGKLAQGDLGESLRTREGVWNEFLTLFPATLELAIAALIFSGTLGVLAGVIAALKRGSLFDHGVMGISLAGYSMPIFWWGLLLIMFFSVWLGWTPVSGRIDLLYDIEPRTGFMLIDTLYSEEEGAFVDALRHLILPAIVLGTIPLAVIARMTRSAMLEVLREDYVRTARAKGLSPARVVFVHGLRNALIPVLTVFGLQVGTLLAGAVLTETIFSWPGIGKWLIEAIGARDYPVVQNGILLIACLVIVVNFVVDILYGLVNPRIRHQR is encoded by the coding sequence ATGCTGAGTTTCATTGCACGCCGACTGGGACTTCTGATCCCCACCTTCTTCGGCGTCACCTTGCTCACCTTCGCCCTGATCCGCCTGATTCCCGGCGACCCGGTGGAAGTGATGATGGGTGAACGTCGGGTCGACCCGGAAATGCACGCCCAGGCCATGGAACGCCTCGGTCTCAACAAACCGTTGCCGGAACAGTACCTGGACTACATCGGCAAACTGGCGCAGGGCGACCTTGGCGAATCGCTGCGTACCCGCGAAGGCGTCTGGAACGAGTTCCTCACGCTGTTCCCCGCTACCCTGGAACTGGCCATCGCTGCGCTGATCTTCTCCGGCACCCTCGGCGTGCTTGCAGGCGTGATCGCCGCCTTGAAGCGAGGCTCGCTATTCGACCACGGGGTGATGGGCATTTCCCTGGCGGGCTACTCGATGCCGATCTTCTGGTGGGGCCTGCTGCTGATCATGTTCTTCTCCGTGTGGCTGGGCTGGACGCCAGTGTCAGGGCGCATCGACCTGCTCTACGACATCGAGCCGAGAACCGGCTTCATGCTCATCGACACCCTGTATTCCGAAGAGGAAGGTGCCTTCGTCGACGCCCTGCGCCACCTGATCCTGCCCGCCATCGTACTGGGCACCATCCCCCTGGCGGTGATCGCCCGCATGACCCGTTCGGCGATGCTCGAAGTGCTGCGCGAGGACTACGTGCGTACCGCTCGTGCCAAAGGCCTGTCGCCGGCTCGCGTGGTCTTCGTCCACGGCCTGCGCAACGCGCTGATCCCGGTACTCACCGTTTTCGGCCTGCAGGTAGGCACCCTGCTTGCGGGTGCGGTGCTGACTGAAACCATCTTCTCCTGGCCCGGCATTGGTAAATGGCTGATCGAAGCCATCGGTGCCCGCGACTACCCGGTGGTGCAGAACGGCATCCTGCTGATCGCCTGCCTGGTGATCGTGGTGAACTTTGTCGTGGACATCCTCTACGGCCTGGTTAATCCACGCATCCGTCATCAGCGTTAA
- a CDS encoding ABC transporter permease subunit, with translation MQPQVDPSILYPSPLKEFWKAFAHNKGAVGGLAFMILIVFCALFAPWVAPHDPSEQFRDFLLTPPVWLEGGQAQFLLGTDELGRDLLSRLIFGARLSLLIGLASVVMSLIPGILFGLLAGFFPRLLGPSIMRVMDIMLALPSLLLAVAIVAILGPGLINTVIAIAIVSLPSYVRLTRASVMGELNRDYVTASRLAGAGLLRLMFVTVLPNCMAPLIVQATLSFSSAILDAAALGFLGLGVQPPTPEWGTMLASARDYIERAWWVVSLPGLTILLSVLAINLMGDGLRDALDPKLKNAV, from the coding sequence ATGCAACCCCAGGTCGACCCGAGCATCCTCTACCCTTCCCCGCTGAAGGAGTTCTGGAAGGCCTTCGCCCACAACAAGGGCGCCGTCGGCGGCCTCGCCTTCATGATCCTGATCGTCTTCTGCGCCCTGTTCGCCCCCTGGGTCGCACCCCATGACCCGAGCGAGCAGTTCCGCGACTTCCTGCTGACCCCACCGGTCTGGCTGGAAGGCGGACAGGCGCAGTTCCTGCTCGGCACCGACGAACTCGGCCGCGACCTGCTCTCGCGCCTGATCTTTGGGGCCCGTCTGTCCCTGCTGATCGGCCTGGCCTCGGTGGTGATGTCACTGATCCCGGGCATCCTGTTCGGCCTGCTCGCAGGCTTCTTCCCGCGCCTGCTGGGTCCATCGATCATGCGCGTGATGGACATCATGCTGGCCCTGCCGTCGCTGCTGCTGGCCGTGGCCATCGTCGCCATCCTCGGCCCAGGCCTGATCAACACCGTGATCGCCATCGCCATCGTCTCCCTGCCCTCCTATGTGCGCCTGACCCGCGCCTCGGTGATGGGCGAGCTGAACCGCGACTACGTCACCGCGTCGCGTCTGGCCGGTGCCGGCCTGCTGCGCCTGATGTTCGTCACCGTGCTGCCCAACTGCATGGCGCCGCTGATCGTCCAGGCCACCCTGAGCTTCTCCTCGGCCATCCTCGACGCCGCTGCCCTGGGCTTCCTCGGCCTTGGCGTGCAGCCGCCCACTCCCGAGTGGGGCACCATGCTGGCCTCCGCGCGCGACTACATCGAACGCGCCTGGTGGGTGGTTTCGCTGCCTGGCCTGACCATCCTGCTCAGCGTGCTGGCGATTAACCTGATGGGCGACGGCCTGCGCGATGCGCTGGACCCGAAACTCAAGAATGCAGTCTGA
- a CDS encoding ABC transporter ATP-binding protein has translation MSLLEIKNLSVRFGDANAVPVVDGLDISVNKGEVLAIVGESGSGKSVTMMALMGLIDAPGRITADSLRFDGHDMLKLKGRQRRHIVGKDLAMVFQDPMTALNPSYTVGFQIEEVLRQHLGLKGKAARQRALELLERVEIPGAASRLDAYPHQLSGGMSQRVAIAMAIAAEPKLLIADEPTTALDVTIQAQIMDLLLDLQRDQGMALVLITHDLAVVAETADRVCVMYAGQAVEIGEVPRLFDEPTHPYTEALLKAIPEHSLGAHRLSTLPGIVPGRYDRPHGCLLSPRCPYSQPNCVAQRPSLDPHAHGAVRCFYPLNLIEVAR, from the coding sequence ATGAGCCTCCTTGAAATCAAGAACCTCAGCGTGCGCTTCGGCGACGCCAACGCCGTCCCGGTGGTGGATGGCCTCGACATCTCGGTGAACAAGGGCGAGGTGCTGGCCATCGTCGGCGAGTCCGGCTCGGGTAAGTCGGTCACCATGATGGCCCTGATGGGGCTGATCGATGCCCCCGGTCGTATCACCGCCGACAGCCTGCGCTTCGACGGTCACGACATGCTCAAGCTCAAGGGTCGGCAGCGTCGCCATATCGTCGGCAAGGACCTGGCGATGGTCTTCCAGGACCCGATGACCGCCCTCAATCCCAGCTACACCGTAGGCTTCCAGATCGAGGAAGTGCTGCGCCAGCACCTCGGGCTGAAGGGCAAGGCTGCTCGCCAGCGCGCCCTGGAGTTGCTGGAACGGGTGGAAATCCCCGGCGCCGCCAGCCGCCTCGATGCTTACCCGCACCAGCTTTCCGGCGGCATGAGTCAGCGCGTGGCCATTGCCATGGCCATCGCTGCCGAGCCCAAGCTGCTGATCGCCGACGAACCCACGACGGCACTCGACGTGACCATCCAGGCGCAGATCATGGACCTGCTGCTGGACCTGCAACGTGACCAGGGCATGGCCCTGGTGCTGATCACCCATGACCTGGCGGTGGTGGCCGAAACCGCTGACCGCGTCTGCGTGATGTACGCCGGTCAGGCCGTGGAAATCGGCGAGGTGCCGCGCCTGTTCGACGAGCCCACCCACCCCTATACCGAAGCCCTGCTCAAGGCGATTCCCGAGCACAGCCTGGGCGCCCACCGCCTGTCGACGCTGCCCGGCATCGTCCCCGGACGCTATGACCGGCCACACGGCTGCCTGCTGTCGCCGCGCTGCCCTTACAGCCAGCCCAACTGCGTGGCCCAGCGTCCGAGCCTGGACCCGCACGCCCATGGTGCCGTGCGCTGCTTCTACCCCCTTAACCTGATCGAGGTGGCGCGATGA
- a CDS encoding peptide ABC transporter ATP-binding protein: MSAVLTARELTRHYEVSRGLFKPHALVRALNGVSFELQAGRTLAVVGESGCGKSTLARALTLIEEPSSGSLQIAGREVAGASKDERKQLRRDVQMVFQNPYASLNPRQKIGDQLAEPLVINSGLSRVERREQVQAMMQQVGLRPEHYQRYPHMFSGGQRQRIALARAMMLNPKVLVADEPTSALDVSIQAQVLNLFMDLQERYNTGYVFISHNLAVVRHVANDVLVMYLGRPAEMGPSDLIYERPLHPYTKALLSATPAIHPDPSKPKIKIAGELPNPLNPPSGCAFHKRCPYATERCKVEVPELRLLDARQVACHNAESING, translated from the coding sequence ATGAGTGCCGTATTGACCGCCCGCGAACTGACCCGCCACTACGAAGTCTCGCGGGGCCTGTTCAAGCCCCATGCCCTGGTGCGCGCCCTCAACGGTGTGTCCTTCGAACTGCAGGCCGGCCGTACGCTGGCCGTGGTCGGCGAATCCGGCTGCGGCAAATCAACCCTGGCCCGTGCCCTGACCTTGATCGAAGAACCCTCCTCCGGCTCGCTGCAGATCGCCGGCCGTGAAGTGGCGGGCGCCAGCAAGGACGAACGCAAACAACTGCGCCGCGATGTGCAGATGGTCTTCCAGAATCCCTACGCGTCGCTCAACCCGCGGCAGAAGATCGGCGATCAGCTGGCAGAACCGCTGGTCATCAACTCCGGCCTGTCCCGCGTGGAACGCCGCGAGCAGGTGCAGGCGATGATGCAGCAGGTGGGCTTGCGCCCTGAGCATTACCAGCGCTACCCGCACATGTTCTCCGGCGGCCAGCGCCAGCGCATCGCACTGGCCCGGGCCATGATGCTCAATCCCAAGGTGCTTGTGGCGGACGAGCCCACCTCGGCGCTCGACGTGTCGATCCAGGCCCAGGTACTCAACCTCTTCATGGACCTGCAGGAACGCTACAACACCGGCTACGTGTTCATCTCCCACAACCTCGCGGTGGTGCGCCACGTCGCCAACGATGTGCTGGTGATGTACCTCGGCCGCCCGGCGGAAATGGGCCCCAGCGATCTGATCTACGAGCGTCCGCTGCACCCTTACACCAAGGCCCTGCTCTCGGCCACACCGGCGATTCATCCGGACCCGAGCAAGCCGAAGATCAAGATCGCCGGCGAACTGCCCAACCCGCTAAACCCGCCGTCCGGCTGCGCCTTCCACAAGCGCTGCCCTTACGCGACCGAGCGCTGCAAGGTGGAAGTACCGGAGCTGCGCCTGCTCGACGCTCGCCAGGTGGCCTGCCACAACGCGGAGAGCATCAACGGTTAA